A genomic segment from Streptomyces sp. NBC_00654 encodes:
- a CDS encoding helix-turn-helix transcriptional regulator: MADRPGGTEITELAALKALAQPRRRQILQHLTLHGPATSASLARDLGLNTGATSYHLRELARYGFVEETGPEDPGPRGVTASRSAEEAGSGTEDLAARRRRWWRAIPGDRRFPPRSRQNPETRLVMDELNRQTYAEDLALFERLQRDAPEREEPAQREERERRGAQGAPDVDEWADAFAYSRGSLRLTLPELREFFEEYIALMNRYKRPEGDSPAASRTVHTRLLAFPDPGSPAPGSPAPAAPAPALRAPAFTDNRTETDA; encoded by the coding sequence ATGGCAGACAGGCCCGGCGGTACCGAGATCACCGAACTGGCGGCGCTCAAGGCGCTCGCCCAGCCGCGACGTCGGCAGATCCTTCAGCACCTCACCCTGCACGGTCCGGCGACATCCGCGAGTCTGGCCCGGGACCTCGGGCTGAACACCGGGGCCACCAGCTATCACCTGCGTGAACTGGCCCGGTACGGGTTCGTGGAGGAGACCGGCCCCGAGGACCCCGGGCCCCGGGGGGTGACGGCGTCCCGGAGTGCGGAGGAAGCAGGCTCCGGGACGGAGGACCTCGCGGCCCGCCGCCGCAGATGGTGGCGGGCGATTCCGGGCGACCGGCGGTTCCCGCCCCGGTCCCGCCAGAACCCCGAGACACGGCTCGTCATGGACGAGCTCAACCGCCAGACGTACGCGGAGGATCTCGCGCTCTTCGAGCGGCTTCAGCGCGATGCCCCGGAGCGGGAGGAGCCGGCACAGCGGGAAGAGCGGGAGCGACGGGGCGCGCAGGGAGCGCCTGACGTGGACGAGTGGGCCGATGCCTTCGCGTACTCGCGTGGTTCCCTCCGGCTGACCCTCCCCGAACTCCGCGAGTTCTTCGAGGAGTACATCGCCCTGATGAACCGCTACAAGCGGCCCGAGGGCGACAGCCCGGCCGCGTCCCGCACGGTCCACACCCGCCTGCTCGCCTTCCCGGACCCAGGCTCCCCTGCCCCCGGCTCCCCTGCCCCCGCCGCCCCTGCCCCCGCCCTCCGGGCCCCCGCTTTCACGGACAACCGAACAGAGACGGACGCATGA